The stretch of DNA acattaattgtttttaataatataggataattttaataatcaaatgacaaaatttataaaatacttaatatttatttatattaaaatatagatctaacgaaaagaaaaatgaattatttttgtcGCAAAAACCTGTttaattggcaaattattttgtggacttgGCAAATTTACCTTGCAAGATGAATTCTAGAAAACAGAAAATCAAAAGTGAGTATATACCTAGCCtctggagttttttttttttttggttagaaACAAATGGCCTTTGGACTTTGAAATTGGTATTATCTgacaatcattatttcatggacCATGGTATACAcattgacaaattattgtgtggaccatgatccacatagctgtgtggaccatgaatataatgtacatttttattatactaaaagtacattatttttgtactgaaggtacattatttgataatatatataaaataatgtatttacagtatttaaataatgtactttatgtacattttttttaaaaagtacttttagtatattaaaaatgtactttttatttatggtctacacagttgtgtggaccatgatccatgcaataatgattgatacaCATTTATGTGAAcgataaataaaaagtacatttttaatataataaaagtaccTATGCAATGACTCTCAACAAAAGTTAAGGGCAAACACTGTCGAATGttgaattaattttaaagaaatcaaattttgTCCATGGTCAATTATATGTGGCTACATTAGGAGCAGACGACCTCAAAATTGTATTTTGCGatgaatcaaaaaatatttgtacttctactactaatgtagtttacaaataggtttttaatataatattatcttttcttattcttattttacaacaatacttcattttaatttatataatgttaATCTGTGCATCTTTAGTCATGATCAAATATATGTATTAGGATAATTTACCGTCTGTAAGTACAACTAAAAATGTCGTTTACAAAGAAGTTTACAATAATgtgtaatacaattaaaattgtAATCGTTTTTCATTAACTATTTCATATACTACGTActattttgctcttttttttttttacagtacTTTTAATCTTTAGCCTACATTATATGTCCATGCATTGCACGGGTGCAACTACTAGTGTGCAAATAATATCACTATAGAGtgcaattatttaattaattacactaTAGAGTgcaaattggtattaaattatctacaataataagtattacaaatttacaatttctttcaaaagtaacatttcatatataaatattacaatatttacattagaattacactttgtaagtatcacatacaatttcaattataagtataataatatttatcattagtaacaatctATTACCCTTAgttttatcacaatttcacacacacacacacacacacacatatatatatatatatattataagtaacaatttatttattttaaattggtattaaattttgtgtatgtaataagtattatgatttctatcataactcataagtaacaaacaactATATATCTTAGATCTCATTCAACCACTTTCATAGATTAAGATCCGTAAGACTGATTTTACATAATTGTGACTCCATTATTATATAATCAAGGATTTATTAATAGGAAATTGCAGAAGTTCTAGAAATGGCCTAATGTGACGTGCGGCCTGCGGGGAAGGCCGTCATTAATTAGtggaattaattcattagtttttTAGTGCCACATTTCGTTTTCATTTATCATATCGTCCACTATTAGAtgattattagtaattataataaatctaatcaaaattaaattagggtGTACATAATAGTCTTAGGATGTAAGGTTGTCCTTATTTTTGCAATACTCTTTCACTCTCAAAAATTTTACATCACTAAATTTTTCACTTTCTTTACAATTTTTTCTACATCGATGCAATACTCTTTTACTTTCAAAGAGGATCTCATATTCACATGCATCacatcaaaacaaaataaaaagaaaattaaaaacgaaaatgaaagaatatatatatatatatatatatatatatatatatatatatatatatatatatataaaactaaaaaagtaCAAAATGCTACCTTTTGCTAACTATGtcatcatataaaaaaaattatttttcaatgtatCACCTCATTTAGCAAGGGGAAGATTGACTAGGATAAGGACAAGCTAAGATTTGATtcttatcaaaaataaaaaaagtaattaaaatactagaatacaagaatttaaaatttatagacCAGTTAGAAACATATTTcgcaatttacattttttttaatgaaatttttaggaTAGAAGCGATGGTGGCTTCAAAGTTGGGTGAATCAATAAATCAAATGTTGGTTGGCTGCAGCAGATAGATACGACTTCTTAATGGGTTTGGTAATTCTTAATGTCTTCAATACTTGTATGATTGCTAATCCACTCTGATCTTGCTGTGATTCTGTATGGATGGCATGCATTCCCTTTCCGCATTTTTTCAAACGAAAATAAAATTGCCATTTTCAATTTCAGACaacgattttttttattattattcttttttggagctgaaaaaaaaacatctaacagttgtaaattttttttttttagtactattgtaACTGTTGTAAATTTAATACTTCGCTTATAATGGACATCTTTGCAAACAAAACTTGAACACATAGCTTAGCCATACTAATAAAACATGCACAACATTGCCCCAAAAAATGCACAATTGTACCTCTGAGAGTACGCACATGTGTACAACATTTTGTAAGTCCACATCTTAAATATctaaaccctaaatccctaatcTCTAAACATTAACACCTAAAACCCACAAAACTGACCATGCGGTGCACAGTTGACACCCCAACCAATGCACATACCAATGTCATGCGATGCACCATAATAAGCGCACCAATGCACATCCTCACAAGTCACATCTTACAATGCACCACTCCTTGAAAAAATCTCCCaacaataaaagaagaaaagaaaagaaaagaacccccccccccaaacAGATAACCTCATGCTAATAGCAATAGTTGAAGCCCTCCAACTAAAATGCAATTCATAACCCTACATTACACCACACCTAACGCCTCAATGCACAACTCAACGCTCTACGATGCACACCTTCGTAAAATTGCAGATCCATCAACAAACCTAATCAAATTAAAAGCATACACcaacaaacccaaaaaaaaaaaaaaaaaaaaaaaaaccttaagcCATGCCGAGTAGTAACGAAAAATCCAAGACGGAGACCAAAGAGAGGCGTCGAGAACTCCAGACGAAAAAGACGAAACTTACTAGATAAATAGCCCTAAAATCAAGGAGTATAAGTGTATAACGCATAAATAAACTCCATTCGAGGaaaaaatgtacaaaattacCCCATTACCCCCAccacttaattaaatattaaaaaaggataattaaataaacattgaATCTTAGCCATAGATATTGTCTAATGGGCATGTGTACGCAGGTTGCCTTTTCAGGCTTATTTTGTGGTGTCCTCTTATGCGTGAGAGAGAGACTtgatattataatattcaaactcatcaaaaagtgaaattgtatatatactagtgcaaaTTAAACTCACATCACTTTTTCAACGTGAGACAAATGCTATCACAAAATTAACCTTCCAACTCCATTTTACCCATCTCAAATGAGCACACTAGTCATTGCAAAGACTTTGAAAAGTATCATAGGACTTGAATTTAAAAAGCCCAAAACATATAATGTTGTGCGACAAGCTTGACCGAAAAGGTATTAGCAAAAATCAAATTCCTGACCTTTAGATACGATAGTCATGTTTCATCCACCCAATCACCCCTTCCgagatttctaaatatatatttgtttatagtAGTCAAGTGTCATTGGAAAGTCAATTCACAAAGCTATAACTCTATTGAGGataccaaaatttaaatatgagcctatgaaggtaaaaaaaaaaaaaaaaaaaactaacgaATCTGTCCAATAATTATTTTCAGCTATTATATCTTACCCCATAAataaaggttgaatctccaactcaACTCTAAGAGTTATCAACTACATCTCATTAAAAGGGTGGAATTAAATATTTcagtgttaaaattaaaatcgcAATTCTTGTGGATTAGGGGACTTGGAATTGTTTAATAAACAACTTAATTATTTTGGGTTTTGTGACTtttgttgttggtttttttACCCATTCCAGGGAATGGAACCCAGTTCTGCGGCGGACTTGCATATTCAAAGGTGTAATTTGAAAGAAAGCAAAGACTAGTATGAAGGTAAGCAGACGCCTAGCTTTTGACATAAGAAAATTGACAAATCGGGAGGGGAGCAAGAAAATAACCAATCCGTCCAACAACCAGTTACATAGAAAAGCCACCATCATGGGAAAAAAGAGCCATTCATATACCatataaagtaattaaaaaaaacataattcaaTTGTTTTTGCTAAAcgcttatatattttcttagaaaaaaatatcatttatatCACATCAAATCATGTAGATGTTAGAGTGATGGATCTCATGCATTATACTTACTTTCTAGTAGGTCATTTGATAAGTAGgtgacattaaccatttaactacatcacgtctcgaatcgagcagggacTTAACTCGGTCGAAGCCCCACTCGGTCGAAGCCCCAAAGACTAGACTTGACTTTTGTCTTGTCAtcgattcgaactcgtgacctcgGCTCTTTACCAATTGATGGATGTGGTAAGTCAAGCACACTTAACCACAAAATTCATTGACTATCTGATTAttatatcctacttaaaacaaattaatgatAAGTAAGCGAATATTAACCATTTAACTACACAACGCCACGTTTAGAATCGAGTAGGAACTGAACTCGAGCAACTCAACTGACACCCAACATAGAGTATCCTCATTAAGGCACtttaggatttttatttttattttttgcctttttaactttttggcttagttgtgatttttatttttattttttgccttTTTAACTTTTTGGCTTAGTTGTGAAAGCGAGAGATGGGAGGAGACAGAAAGAGAAAAATACATTCagtaaataatgatttttttgtgagatcaatgaacaaaaaaaaaaaaaaagcaatcaaAAAGAGTTTTTGGGTACACCTCGTGCACTGCATGCGCCCACATGTCGCATATGAAAGGGCTCCAATTTTATTTAAGGGTGAAAATAATTCTAACTGATGCGCTTGCTGTTATTGAATTATAACATTTCAATGCCATTCaaggaataaaataaattacataagCAATTGGTATTGGTTTGATACCGTATCGGAGCTTTCCCAATTTTGAGATACAGCTTCGTTTAATTCAATGTTATGTACACCTGCAGCCCAAGCCATGTCTAATCTAAAATGAAGGGAATTGggaaggaaacaaaaaaaaaaaaaaagagaacagAAAAAATTGAAGCAATAATAATCACGTGTTCTTCCGATATGATCCTCTCCTCCATAGTCCACACAAATTGGATCTCATCTGCTGCTCCAAAACCAAAGCAATCcaaacaattttaaatcttattaCGATGCCAAACAAGCCTCCCAGAATAGCCTATCCCTGTCCTTTTCATTCACCAACTCTACAGAACCACCCCCCTGCACCTTCGATGATGATTCATTCTGTTTCTGTAGCGGGCCCACTCCTCCTCGATTCTCGCTCTGGTTAACTTCGTCTCCgtcttcttcgtcttcttcgtcTTCCTCTTCTTCGCCGCCATTCTCAACACAACAGCTAGATCCCAGCCGCTCCTCTTCGCCGGAGAAGAGACGAATGCTCTGTGCGTCGGAACTGTCGCAGCTGCACGATTGCGCATCGTCGTCGGCCCAAAAATCCTCCGTCACGGAAGAGCTAACAACCTCGGACGAATCGCCGGTGACCTCGAATAGAAAGAAGCGGGAGATGTCGACGGCGACGCTCGACATTTTCCGGTCCGGCTGGGCAGAGgtgaagaaggagaagaggagAGACGAGAGCGTTAATGGAGATCGGTGATCATgattatattaagaataatgGTGTTGAGTGCGAGAATGGGATTAGGGATGTGAAGATTTGGGAAAAGGGGGTTTGGGAAGGATAGATATAATAATAGCATTTTAGAaagttttatttgtttctaGAAAAACAGGTCAGGTGTAGGCTTGAAGGCAATCAAGCAAGCGTTCAAGCCCGCCCCCCAGAGGCGTTTTCTTAATTCTCGGTCTTCATTAATCAATCACGGGGAAGTTACGAATTCAGTAACTTACTTTTCTACATGTgtgttaataaaataatgttattcaattaaaaaaaattgacaatttcttttataaaacCGAATCTTCGTTCATGAGACGAGTTAGGTTGTTAatatgtattacattttcttatacaagtattaaaattttcattataattaatttttcaagtcttaatatttcattttgatttaaaagtataacatttttcgtcataaatattgcattttctctcataagtaacaattaaataatttatccaTTATTAGtatcatatttttttcataagtaaCTCTTTAACTCTAATGGGGCATTTTGGTTGGGGGGAATTACAATTATATTCCTACATAATTTCGAACGATAaataaattccttcgtttggttggagggaattgtaattccgtggaattgcaattttttcGTTTTCATGAAATTAGAATCTCATGTCTCATCTTGGTATTTCAATTCCCTgatttttaggaagaaaaaggatataactttgtgAGAAAATAACCCCACtctttttaacctaaaattgatgtataACCTCTCCATATGGattgcatgaaaattaattacaatatgtcCAGTTCAAGGTAGATGAGTGGTATTTAAATATGTTAATATTTTTGGTGTTTGAATATGGAGATAGATCTAAGagataattttaataataataataataataataattttatactaGTGATTCCCTTTCAATtatcatgtataccaaacattagaattagaattcatagtaattttatttctacaaaccaaacactggCATTTAAATTTTCACATTATTCCTCTCCCATGGAATCGAAAGTCATTTCCCTCATAATTCcccctccaaccaaacgtcctattatattacattttgatttaaaagtattacattttcatcacGACTCAACATGTCTCACAAATTAGGATTTGCGGTCCCACAGGAGACTCGCATGTGTAATAAATCATGCAAGGTATCCactttatctttattttatttattattgcaatatactactgactctgttacaatgcaatatagaGTCAATATTACCTCTACTGAAATTCAAACACACAACCTCTCATATGATAGTGCAACtttggtgccactagatcagAAGGTTTTGACGATTAGCGAAAGTTATTTAcattaaaatttagaaattaaacctaagtcattttttgcaaaaatacaCTGTTCTCACCAACTAAACCCAACTTTATTGACTAAAAAGAAATCTTTGATTGAAGTAAATTTACTTTCAatctatcaaaatataataaaaacgtTTCAAATTGAGTTCATGATTTTTAGTTGAATAGTcctctaattaaaaaaataaaaaataaaaattcaatgcATATCCAAGACATTATGTTATGATATAGAAAagcaattatatttaaaaatcctctttaatatataaaaattgtcaTCACAGCTGAGGGTGAACTTTTTtgttttaacaattttttttggctGCTGGATTAAACAAATTCGCATGATTTGGATTAATcagatttatataataaaaaataataataatcaaaggtGTCAAATTGGAGGGTAGTAAATAACACTGTTGTCCGATTGATAAATTATagtatgaaccatggtccacattcCAATGTGGACCAcgaataaatgtttatttttaatgtgcagtaaatttatttatttatttatttatttgtgtagtATACCTAAAAATGCTTTAATACAAAAAATGaacttaataattttttgagttaatatcaTCTGCCGTCCtctgagtatagtgatttttcgacatttagttataaattttcaaattgacaacatgtggtccttcgactttcaaattgttatcattTGATTCAAGTTAATCATCAATGATCCTTCAAGTATAAAATTTTAACTAGTTATATGGTCCTTAGTCACATTTTGAAAGTTGAGGGCCatgagtggttaacttggatcaTGAATGATAATAATTCACAAGTTGAAGGATCACGAGTGATAAATTTGAAAGCTTATGATTAAATGTGGCCAAATGACTATATTCAGAAGACCCTGTATGACattaactctaattttttttggtgtaaacTACGAGGTGTTCCATGTCTATTTTTGTCCATTTAATTGTTCGAGTGCACCCGACTAGTCCATGTTCACTTCTAGAAACACAAGAGCTGCCGAATtggcccaaaaaaaaaaaaatcacttgtGAA from Ipomoea triloba cultivar NCNSP0323 chromosome 7, ASM357664v1 encodes:
- the LOC116024381 gene encoding uncharacterized protein LOC116024381, coding for MSSVAVDISRFFLFEVTGDSSEVVSSSVTEDFWADDDAQSCSCDSSDAQSIRLFSGEEERLGSSCCVENGGEEEEDEEDEEDGDEVNQSENRGGVGPLQKQNESSSKVQGGGSVELVNEKDRDRLFWEACLAS